The Myxococcales bacterium region GCCGACGGGACGATGCGCCCGAGAGCCATCGTGCCGTGGCGACGTCGCACGGCGACGAAGAGCAGGAGCATCTGGACAGCGCTCGACCCAGCCACCGCGGCGCTCACGCCGGCGTGCCCCATCGGGCCTTTGAGCGCGACGGCGAGCGCGACGAACACGACGAGATCGACGACGCTCACGACGACGGGAGCGCGCGTGTCGCCGCTCGCGTGAAGCACCGCGACCAGTTGGCGCACCAGCGCCACCGTCCACAACGCACCGCCCTGGTAGAGCAAGGCGCGCGCCGTCTCGCGGGTCGCGGTGGAATCGAATTCGCCGCGCTGAAAGAGCGCGCGGACGAGGGGTTCGCCCAGAAAGACCAAGAGGACGCTGGCGGGGAGCGCCACAAAGAGCGTCAAGCGGACGCCGTAGGCGAAGGCGGCGACGAGCTCTTCGCGCTTCCCTTCCGCCGCCAGCGCCGAGAGCGACGGCAGCGCGGCCGTCGAGAGCGCCATGACGAAGATCCCGAGCGGAAAGTCGCACAGCCGCATGGCCCAGCTGAAGTAGCTCTGCGCCCCCGGGCCCAGCTCTGACAAAAACCGCCGCGAGAGGACGAGGTCGACGTAGTAGACGCCGATGCCGAAGGTCATGGGCGTGATGCGTCGAAAGACTTCGCGAACCGACG contains the following coding sequences:
- a CDS encoding oligosaccharide flippase family protein, with protein sequence MAALHAQRRFAVASFAPGLLNVAFLAGAFLLPGPLERAGLDRSYAMAIAALVGGLLQVLAQWPELRRTGYGARPRLDFSDPSVREVFRRITPMTFGIGVYYVDLVLSRRFLSELGPGAQSYFSWAMRLCDFPLGIFVMALSTAALPSLSALAAEGKREELVAAFAYGVRLTLFVALPASVLLVFLGEPLVRALFQRGEFDSTATRETARALLYQGGALWTVALVRQLVAVLHASGDTRAPVVVSVVDLVVFVALAVALKGPMGHAGVSAAVAGSSAVQMLLLFVAVRRRHGTMALGRIVPSAAKTLLAAGGAVLAVRFALPAIERLGPAFGGAAVLCAFGAIFLALAAALRSGELDALTSGVRRRLAKKPTTD